In Stenotrophomonas sp. 169, one DNA window encodes the following:
- a CDS encoding efflux RND transporter permease subunit encodes MLSRFFIHRPIFAWVLAISIMALGSIAVLQLPVEQYPDIAPPQINITANYTGASAQTVEDSVTQVIEQQIKGIDHLLYFSSSSSSAGQARITVTFDQQADPDIAQVQVQNSVNQAINRLPQEVQQQGVTVAKSQGDSLMVVALYDTTGKMQRVDVSDFLSSSVQDPMSRIPGVGEIDVFGAPYAMRIWMDPHQLRAYSLMPSDVRSAIEAQNTQVTAGELGGLPAMDGQSLNATVTSQSRLQTPEQFRAIILKTLPNGAALTLDQVARIEIGAQGYTMSSFLNGYPAAGFSVTLASGANALQTADAVRAEIERLKPTFPPGLEVAYPRDSTPFVRVSVEGVVHTLIEAIILVVVVMFLFLQNLRATLIPAITVPVVLLGTFGVLAVAGFTINTLTLFAMVLAIGLLVDDAIVVVENVERIIHEEGLPPAEATERSMGEITGALIGITVVLGAVFLPMAMFGGATGIIYRQFSITIASAMVLSALVALTLTPALCATLLKPADKERPPGRFFRWFNDRVERTQASYRAGLAHVVGRPRRWMVLYLLVVVAVAGLYLRMPTGFLPVEDQGLVMFQFTTPEGTPMAKTEALGEEIGRYFRENEKQSVDVAFVVVGRNNAGTGQNAGQGFLALKPWSERDGDTSADAIIARANAHFRAVADAQVNVLSPPAVRGLGQSSGFELWLQDSSAAGREALKVAQQRVVQAANEDAGLSSVRLNGLGDRAQLQVDIDQAQASALGLAQADINTTLSAAWGGTYVNDFLDRGRVKRVYIQGDAPYRSVPEDINQWYVRGSDGQMASFASFARTHWERGPQLQQRFNGLPAMQLQGSAAQGSSSGQAMGRMTQLVAQEEGFGLQWSGLSYQEQLSSNQTIWLYLASIAFIFLCLAALYESWTVPVAVLLVIPLGVLGTVLATTVAGFVNDIYFQVGMLTTIGLSAKNAILIVEFAEAEYRAGRSAVDAALEGARLRLRPIVMTSLAFVAGVVPLALATGAGAVSRREIGISVIGGMVSGTLLAILMVPLFFVLVRGLGRRKKSA; translated from the coding sequence ATGCTCTCCCGATTCTTCATCCACCGTCCGATCTTCGCCTGGGTACTGGCGATCTCCATCATGGCCCTGGGCAGCATCGCGGTCCTGCAGTTGCCGGTGGAGCAGTACCCTGACATTGCGCCTCCCCAGATCAACATCACCGCCAACTACACCGGTGCGTCCGCGCAGACCGTGGAAGACAGCGTCACGCAGGTGATCGAGCAGCAGATCAAGGGCATCGACCACCTGTTGTATTTTTCTTCCAGCAGCTCTTCCGCAGGGCAGGCACGCATCACGGTCACCTTCGACCAGCAGGCCGACCCGGACATCGCCCAGGTGCAGGTGCAGAACAGCGTCAACCAGGCGATCAACCGCCTGCCGCAGGAAGTGCAGCAGCAGGGCGTGACAGTAGCCAAGTCGCAGGGCGACTCGCTGATGGTGGTCGCGCTGTATGACACCACCGGCAAGATGCAGCGCGTGGACGTGTCGGATTTCCTGTCCAGCAGCGTGCAGGATCCGATGAGCCGTATCCCGGGCGTCGGCGAGATCGATGTGTTCGGCGCTCCCTACGCGATGCGCATCTGGATGGATCCCCATCAGCTTCGTGCCTACAGCCTGATGCCGAGCGATGTGCGCAGCGCGATCGAGGCGCAGAACACCCAGGTGACGGCCGGCGAGCTGGGCGGTCTGCCGGCGATGGACGGCCAGAGCCTCAACGCCACGGTGACCTCGCAGTCACGGCTGCAGACCCCGGAGCAGTTCCGCGCGATCATCCTCAAGACACTGCCCAATGGCGCGGCCTTGACGCTGGACCAGGTCGCGCGCATCGAGATCGGTGCGCAGGGCTACACCATGAGCAGTTTCCTCAATGGGTACCCGGCCGCCGGATTCTCGGTCACCTTGGCCTCCGGTGCCAATGCCCTGCAGACCGCCGATGCCGTGCGTGCGGAAATCGAGCGCTTGAAGCCGACGTTCCCGCCTGGCCTTGAGGTGGCGTATCCACGCGACAGCACCCCATTTGTACGGGTGTCGGTGGAAGGGGTGGTCCATACGTTGATCGAGGCGATCATCCTGGTGGTGGTGGTGATGTTCCTGTTCCTGCAGAACCTGCGCGCGACGCTGATCCCGGCGATCACGGTGCCGGTGGTATTGCTGGGAACCTTCGGGGTGCTGGCCGTCGCCGGGTTCACGATCAACACGCTGACGCTGTTCGCGATGGTGCTGGCGATCGGTCTGCTGGTGGACGATGCGATCGTGGTGGTGGAGAACGTCGAGCGCATCATCCACGAAGAAGGGCTGCCACCCGCCGAAGCCACCGAGCGCTCGATGGGCGAGATCACCGGTGCGCTGATCGGCATCACCGTGGTGCTCGGTGCCGTTTTCCTGCCGATGGCGATGTTTGGCGGAGCCACCGGCATCATCTACCGGCAGTTCTCGATCACCATTGCGTCGGCCATGGTGCTTTCCGCGCTGGTCGCGCTGACCCTGACCCCGGCACTGTGCGCCACCCTGCTCAAGCCCGCCGACAAGGAGCGCCCGCCGGGACGCTTCTTCCGCTGGTTCAATGATCGGGTGGAACGCACCCAGGCCTCCTACCGTGCCGGCCTGGCCCACGTGGTCGGTCGGCCGCGGCGCTGGATGGTCCTCTATCTGCTGGTGGTCGTAGCGGTGGCGGGCCTGTACCTGCGCATGCCGACCGGCTTCCTGCCCGTAGAGGACCAAGGGCTGGTGATGTTCCAGTTCACCACGCCGGAGGGTACGCCCATGGCCAAGACCGAAGCATTGGGCGAGGAAATCGGACGTTACTTCCGTGAAAATGAAAAGCAGAGCGTGGATGTCGCCTTCGTGGTGGTCGGTCGCAACAATGCCGGTACAGGGCAGAACGCGGGCCAGGGGTTCCTTGCGCTGAAACCGTGGAGTGAGCGCGATGGGGACACCAGCGCCGATGCGATCATCGCCCGCGCCAACGCGCACTTCCGTGCTGTGGCCGATGCTCAGGTCAACGTCCTGTCGCCGCCTGCGGTGCGCGGGCTGGGCCAGTCCAGCGGGTTCGAACTGTGGCTGCAGGACAGCAGTGCGGCGGGCCGCGAAGCGCTGAAGGTGGCGCAACAGCGCGTGGTGCAGGCGGCCAACGAGGACGCCGGCCTTTCATCGGTGCGCTTGAATGGACTGGGCGATCGCGCCCAGCTGCAGGTGGATATCGACCAGGCCCAGGCGAGCGCCCTGGGTCTGGCGCAGGCGGACATCAACACCACGTTGTCGGCCGCCTGGGGCGGAACCTACGTGAATGATTTCCTGGACCGCGGCCGGGTCAAGCGCGTTTACATTCAGGGCGACGCCCCGTACCGGAGCGTGCCCGAGGACATCAACCAGTGGTATGTGCGTGGCAGCGATGGGCAGATGGCATCGTTCGCCAGTTTTGCCCGCACGCATTGGGAGCGCGGGCCGCAGCTGCAGCAACGCTTCAACGGCCTGCCGGCGATGCAGCTGCAGGGCAGTGCCGCCCAGGGCAGCAGCTCGGGTCAGGCCATGGGCCGCATGACGCAATTGGTGGCCCAGGAAGAGGGATTCGGCCTGCAGTGGAGCGGCCTGTCCTACCAGGAGCAGCTCTCCAGCAACCAGACGATCTGGCTGTACCTGGCGTCCATTGCGTTCATTTTCCTGTGCCTCGCGGCGCTGTATGAAAGCTGGACAGTGCCGGTGGCGGTGCTGCTGGTGATTCCGCTGGGCGTGCTCGGCACCGTGTTGGCGACCACCGTCGCAGGCTTCGTCAACGACATCTATTTCCAGGTCGGCATGTTGACCACCATCGGCCTGTCGGCAAAGAACGCGATCCTGATCGTGGAATTCGCCGAGGCCGAGTACCGTGCCGGACGCTCTGCGGTGGATGCGGCCCTGGAAGGGGCGCGCCTGCGGCTGCGGCCCATCGTGATGACCTCGCTGGCCTTCGTGGCCGGCGTAGTGCCGCTGGCCCTGGCCACGGGTGCCGGGGCGGTGAGCCGACGCGAGATCGGTATCAGCGTGATCGGCGGCATGGTGTCCGGCACGCTGTTGGCGATCTTGATGGTGCCGTTGTTCTTCGTGCTGGTGCGCGGTCTGGGCCGGCGGAAAAAGAGCGCCTGA
- a CDS encoding efflux RND transporter periplasmic adaptor subunit yields the protein MVSPCFGRLVLAATLCFVLNGCTQKEAAPAAAPRDVSVMTLQARPVALDQELPGRTVAFEESDVRPQVSGVLLKRLFEEGATVHAGDPLFQIDPSLYQAALNEAAANLRTAQATAVTERLRAGRLQALGQEQLTSQQAVDDAIATAKQADAAVDGANAALQTAQTNLRFAAVSAPISGRVGRALFTPGALVTSGQAEPLAKIQQVDPMNVDITQSSNDFLALRRAIAEGGVQASATPVTLKLSDGSAYPLQGTLEFADLDVDQDTGSITLRATFPNPDGQLLPGMYVRAMVGQGTRQQAVLVPQSVVDRSPRGNALAWVVDADDVVRQREFRTLRAVGDQWLVADGLKAGERIVIGGRQGLVDGAKVAVTDAKDGAKVAVAPADTAAKKG from the coding sequence ATGGTCTCCCCATGTTTCGGCAGGCTGGTCCTCGCCGCCACCCTTTGCTTTGTTCTCAACGGGTGCACGCAGAAAGAGGCCGCCCCCGCTGCCGCGCCGCGCGACGTATCGGTGATGACCCTGCAGGCCCGGCCCGTCGCATTGGACCAGGAGCTGCCGGGACGAACAGTTGCCTTCGAAGAATCGGATGTACGCCCGCAGGTTTCCGGTGTGTTGCTGAAGCGGCTGTTCGAAGAGGGGGCTACCGTCCACGCAGGTGATCCGTTGTTCCAGATCGACCCGTCGCTGTACCAGGCGGCGTTGAACGAGGCGGCGGCGAACCTGCGCACGGCGCAGGCCACGGCCGTGACCGAGCGCCTGCGCGCCGGGCGGTTGCAGGCGCTGGGCCAGGAGCAGCTGACCTCGCAACAGGCGGTGGACGATGCGATCGCCACGGCCAAGCAGGCCGACGCGGCGGTGGATGGGGCCAATGCGGCCCTGCAGACCGCGCAGACCAATCTACGGTTCGCCGCGGTGTCCGCACCGATCAGCGGACGGGTGGGCCGGGCGCTTTTCACTCCGGGCGCGCTGGTGACTTCCGGCCAGGCCGAGCCGCTGGCGAAGATCCAGCAGGTGGATCCGATGAATGTGGATATCACCCAGTCCAGCAATGATTTCCTGGCGCTGCGCCGTGCCATTGCCGAGGGCGGCGTGCAGGCATCGGCGACGCCGGTGACATTGAAGCTGTCCGACGGCAGCGCGTACCCGCTGCAGGGCACGCTGGAGTTTGCCGATCTGGACGTGGACCAGGACACCGGCAGCATCACCCTGCGGGCGACCTTCCCGAACCCGGACGGGCAACTGCTGCCGGGCATGTACGTGCGTGCGATGGTCGGGCAGGGCACGCGCCAGCAGGCAGTGCTGGTGCCGCAGTCCGTGGTCGATCGCAGTCCGCGTGGCAACGCGCTTGCCTGGGTCGTGGATGCCGACGACGTAGTGCGCCAGCGGGAATTCCGCACCCTGCGCGCGGTCGGCGACCAATGGCTGGTGGCCGATGGCCTGAAGGCCGGGGAGCGCATCGTCATCGGCGGCCGGCAAGGTCTCGTGGATGGGGCGAAGGTGGCGGTGACGGACGCCAAGGACGGTGCCAAGGTTGCCGTGGCACCCGCCGACACCGCAGCGAAGAAGGGCTGA
- a CDS encoding response regulator transcription factor has translation MPRVLTIEDDAVTAEEIATELRSRGFIVDVADDGIKGLECAQSGRYDAITLDRMLPGLDGLALVARLRHQGISTPVLMISALSDVDERVRGLRAGGDDYLTKPFASDEMSARIEVLLRRHAQVPLADSVLRAGDLELDLMARCARRGGQEISLLPTEFKLLEFLMRNTGQVLSRTMLFQEVWGYHFDPGTNLIEVHIGRLRRRIDQPDRTQPIKTVRGTGYVFDAAH, from the coding sequence ATGCCGCGCGTACTGACCATTGAGGATGACGCCGTGACGGCCGAGGAGATTGCGACAGAACTGCGTAGCCGCGGGTTCATCGTGGACGTGGCCGATGACGGCATCAAGGGACTGGAATGTGCCCAAAGCGGCCGCTATGACGCGATCACCCTGGATCGCATGCTGCCGGGACTGGATGGACTGGCGTTGGTCGCCCGCTTGCGCCATCAGGGCATCAGCACGCCCGTGCTGATGATCAGCGCGCTGTCCGACGTGGATGAGCGGGTGCGCGGTCTGCGGGCCGGCGGTGACGATTACCTGACCAAGCCGTTTGCTTCCGACGAAATGTCGGCGCGCATCGAGGTGCTGTTACGCCGCCATGCCCAGGTGCCCCTCGCCGACAGCGTGCTGCGGGCCGGTGACCTTGAGCTGGACCTGATGGCGCGCTGTGCACGCCGCGGTGGACAGGAAATCAGCCTGCTGCCGACGGAATTCAAACTGCTGGAGTTTCTGATGCGAAACACCGGTCAGGTGTTGAGCCGCACCATGCTGTTCCAGGAAGTGTGGGGGTATCACTTCGATCCGGGCACCAATCTGATCGAGGTCCATATCGGCCGCCTGCGTCGCCGCATCGACCAGCCCGACCGGACGCAACCGATCAAGACCGTACGAGGAACCGGCTATGTCTTCGACGCGGCTCACTGA